In the genome of Ralstonia pickettii DTP0602, one region contains:
- a CDS encoding hypothetical protein (K01116: PLCG1; phosphatidylinositol phospholipase C, gamma-1 [EC:3.1.4.11]): MHVMKPKAARKASPSWSHVKARLTDFERAGLLGLVQALYEASKDNQAFLHARFALGGDVLKPYKVTIDRWLWPDVFKNQDTSVAKAKKAISDYKWAIGRPDGLAELMVFYCERASGFSADIGFQDDGYFDALVRMFEQSLKMITALPTTQQPALWARLTKVRCISDDFGYGVSNDMDELLAEYGVDG, translated from the coding sequence ATGCATGTAATGAAGCCAAAAGCCGCGCGCAAAGCCTCGCCGTCTTGGAGCCATGTCAAAGCCAGGCTGACCGACTTCGAGCGTGCCGGCCTGCTGGGGCTAGTGCAGGCCCTGTACGAGGCAAGCAAAGATAACCAGGCCTTCCTGCACGCCCGGTTTGCGTTGGGCGGCGATGTACTCAAGCCATACAAGGTGACCATCGACCGCTGGCTGTGGCCGGATGTATTCAAGAACCAGGACACGTCGGTGGCCAAGGCGAAGAAGGCGATCTCGGACTACAAGTGGGCCATTGGCCGGCCTGATGGGTTAGCCGAACTGATGGTGTTCTATTGCGAACGGGCGTCCGGCTTCAGTGCTGACATTGGTTTCCAGGACGATGGCTATTTCGACGCCTTGGTACGGATGTTCGAGCAGTCGCTGAAAATGATCACTGCCTTGCCAACTACACAGCAGCCGGCACTTTGGGCACGCCTGACCAAGGTGCGATGCATCAGTGACGATTTCGGCTATGGTGTGAGCAATGACATGGACGAATTGCTGGCCGAGTATGGAGTCGATGGCTGA
- a CDS encoding acyl-CoA dehydrogenase (K00249: ACADM, acd; acyl-CoA dehydrogenase [EC:1.3.8.7]) gives MIEQTQSNNFQEIRDAVRALCAEFPDEYFRKVDEQRAYPEAFVNALTDAGWLAALIPQEYGGSGLGLTEASVIMEEINRCGGNSGACHGQMYNMGTLLRHGSKAQKDKYLPKIASGEWRLQSMGVTEPTTGTDTTKIKTSAIKKDGRYVVNGQKVWISRVQHSDFMILLARTTPLAEVKKKSEGMSIFMVDLHEAQKKGLTVRPIPNMVNHETNELFFEDLEIPEENLIGEEGKGFKYILDGLNAERTLIAAECIGDGYWFMDRVTKYVKEREVFGRPIGQNQGVQFPIAESFIELEAANLMRWKACELFDQHEPMGAQANMAKYLAAKASWEAGNACLQFHGGFGFACEYDVERKFRETRLYQVAPISTNLIYSFVAEHVLGLPRSF, from the coding sequence ATGATCGAACAGACCCAATCGAACAACTTCCAGGAAATCCGTGATGCCGTGCGCGCGCTTTGCGCCGAGTTTCCGGACGAATACTTCCGCAAGGTGGACGAGCAGCGCGCCTATCCCGAGGCGTTCGTCAATGCGCTCACCGACGCTGGCTGGCTCGCGGCGCTGATCCCGCAGGAGTACGGCGGTTCCGGGCTGGGCCTGACCGAGGCCTCAGTCATCATGGAGGAAATCAACCGCTGCGGCGGCAATTCCGGTGCCTGCCACGGCCAGATGTACAACATGGGCACGCTGCTGCGGCACGGCTCCAAGGCGCAGAAGGACAAGTACCTGCCGAAGATCGCCTCGGGCGAATGGCGCCTGCAGTCCATGGGCGTGACCGAACCTACCACCGGCACCGACACCACCAAGATCAAGACCTCTGCGATCAAGAAAGACGGCCGCTACGTCGTCAACGGCCAGAAAGTGTGGATCAGCCGCGTCCAGCACAGCGACTTCATGATCCTGCTGGCGCGCACCACACCGCTGGCCGAGGTGAAGAAGAAGAGCGAGGGGATGTCCATCTTCATGGTGGACCTGCACGAGGCGCAGAAGAAAGGCCTGACCGTGCGACCGATCCCCAACATGGTCAACCACGAGACCAATGAACTGTTCTTCGAGGACCTCGAGATCCCCGAGGAGAACTTGATTGGTGAAGAGGGCAAGGGCTTCAAGTACATCCTCGATGGCCTGAACGCCGAGCGCACGCTGATTGCGGCGGAGTGCATCGGCGACGGCTACTGGTTCATGGACCGGGTGACCAAGTACGTCAAGGAGCGCGAGGTATTCGGGCGCCCCATCGGCCAGAACCAGGGCGTGCAGTTCCCGATCGCCGAGTCCTTCATCGAGCTGGAGGCGGCAAACCTGATGCGCTGGAAGGCCTGTGAGCTGTTCGACCAGCACGAGCCCATGGGCGCCCAGGCCAACATGGCCAAATACCTTGCGGCCAAGGCGAGCTGGGAGGCCGGAAATGCGTGTCTCCAATTCCACGGCGGCTTTGGCTTTGCCTGCGAATATGACGTGGAGCGCAAGTTCCGGGAGACGCGCCTTTACCAGGTGGCGCCGATCTCCACCAACCTGATCTACTCCTTCGTCGCCGAACACGTCCTGGGCCTGCCGCGGTCGTTCTGA
- a CDS encoding hypothetical protein (K08628: ADAMTS14; a disintegrin and metalloproteinase with thrombospondin motifs 14 [EC:3.4.24.-]) — protein sequence MKRDESPLLPLSRFTEAEQLGARITQLRQGLRLRQADVAARAGVSRGTAILIEKGDPGRTLTQILRYVHALAPEVTLQALLAGDVPALIALHARKLPQRIRSASKAELRELDF from the coding sequence ATGAAACGAGACGAATCTCCACTTCTGCCTCTTTCCCGGTTCACCGAAGCCGAGCAACTCGGTGCGCGTATCACCCAGCTGCGCCAAGGCCTGAGGCTACGCCAGGCGGATGTAGCTGCGCGCGCCGGGGTCTCCCGGGGAACAGCGATCCTGATCGAAAAAGGTGATCCGGGACGGACTCTTACGCAGATCCTGCGCTATGTTCATGCCCTGGCGCCGGAAGTCACCCTGCAGGCGCTCCTGGCAGGGGATGTGCCGGCATTGATCGCCTTGCATGCGCGCAAGCTGCCACAGCGCATTCGCTCGGCAAGCAAGGCGGAACTGCGTGAACTCGATTTCTAA
- a CDS encoding DNA-binding protein has protein sequence MPRPLPDPTPPTRATIRTIHQLGDRIRATRAGERMPIDQAARHCGVSVGILSKLENGKGVNLEHALRVMDGLGLTMLVVPKAHAPWLEQAAAHAAKIGEDTAREQHAWLEA, from the coding sequence ATGCCGCGACCACTACCTGATCCGACGCCACCGACGCGCGCGACGATTCGCACCATTCACCAACTGGGCGACCGCATTCGAGCAACCCGGGCAGGGGAACGGATGCCAATTGACCAGGCGGCGAGGCATTGCGGTGTCTCTGTCGGCATACTGTCCAAGCTCGAGAACGGGAAGGGCGTCAACCTTGAGCACGCCCTGCGAGTGATGGACGGGCTGGGTTTGACGATGCTGGTCGTTCCCAAGGCGCATGCGCCTTGGCTCGAACAGGCAGCGGCCCATGCGGCCAAGATCGGCGAGGATACGGCCAGGGAACAGCATGCCTGGCTGGAAGCGTAG
- a CDS encoding 3-alpha,7-alpha, 12-alpha-trihydroxy-5-beta-cholest-24-enoyl-CoA hydratase, which translates to MAVSYHHLKQRPFSPVRQHYTERDTMLYALSLGLGNDPLDAAALPFVFEGAAGGLRTLPAQAVVLGYPGFWAREADTGIDWVKLLHGEQRMRLRRPLPASADIVGHNRITHLTDKGEGKGAIMVTERRLETGQGELLATVQQVTFLRGDGGYSQLDGGQPSGAPLPALRPTPEDRAPDFTDTQAIRPEAALLYRLMGDFNPLHADPAVAKAAEFERPILHGLASYGLVAHALVRQCAGYDPARLRALDIRFAAPVFPGETLVTEIWRMPENPSHYQLRARVLERDKIVLSHGWAEIA; encoded by the coding sequence ATGGCAGTCAGCTACCACCACCTCAAGCAGCGTCCGTTCTCCCCGGTTCGCCAGCACTACACTGAGCGCGACACCATGCTGTATGCACTCAGCCTGGGGCTGGGCAACGATCCGCTGGACGCGGCTGCCCTGCCCTTTGTCTTCGAAGGCGCTGCCGGGGGGCTGCGCACCCTGCCTGCGCAAGCCGTAGTGCTGGGCTATCCAGGCTTCTGGGCGCGCGAGGCCGACACCGGCATCGACTGGGTCAAGCTGCTGCACGGCGAGCAGCGCATGCGCCTGCGCCGCCCCCTGCCGGCCAGCGCCGACATCGTCGGTCACAATCGCATCACCCACCTGACCGACAAGGGCGAAGGCAAAGGCGCCATCATGGTCACCGAGCGACGCCTGGAAACGGGGCAAGGCGAGCTGCTGGCGACGGTGCAGCAGGTAACGTTCCTGCGCGGCGACGGCGGCTACAGCCAGCTGGATGGCGGCCAGCCCAGCGGTGCGCCGCTGCCGGCGTTGCGCCCGACGCCGGAGGACCGTGCGCCCGACTTCACCGACACCCAGGCGATCCGCCCCGAGGCCGCGTTGCTGTATCGCCTGATGGGCGACTTCAACCCGCTCCACGCTGACCCGGCGGTGGCGAAGGCGGCGGAGTTCGAGCGCCCCATCCTGCACGGGCTGGCGAGCTACGGCCTGGTGGCGCACGCACTGGTACGCCAATGCGCGGGTTACGACCCGGCCAGGCTGCGCGCGCTGGACATCCGCTTTGCCGCGCCTGTGTTTCCCGGCGAAACCCTGGTCACCGAGATCTGGCGCATGCCGGAGAACCCGTCCCACTATCAGCTGCGCGCCAGGGTGCTGGAGCGCGACAAGATCGTGCTCAGCCACGGCTGGGCCGAAATCGCCTGA
- a CDS encoding granule protein PhaP: protein MTQWTAEQCTKTQLAGLEALVGLTNKAVEGFERVMELNLQTMKTTMEQTREGVMKALSVQNPQELVELQIELFQPAADNVLAYRRQLQDILAATRAEFEKVVEVQYTTGKGQLQSLIDSAVSNAPSGSTAPLAAWQEAVKATTTLYESMQSTAKQAVEVAENSFNTAAAAASKGARHRTAQASPAAAK from the coding sequence ATGACTCAGTGGACAGCAGAACAATGCACGAAAACGCAATTGGCGGGCCTTGAAGCCCTGGTCGGACTAACCAACAAGGCGGTTGAGGGCTTCGAAAGAGTGATGGAGTTGAACCTCCAAACAATGAAGACGACCATGGAGCAGACCCGGGAGGGCGTAATGAAAGCCCTCTCAGTCCAGAACCCACAAGAGCTCGTCGAACTGCAAATCGAATTATTTCAACCTGCAGCCGACAACGTTTTGGCGTATCGGCGTCAACTGCAGGACATCCTTGCTGCAACGCGGGCGGAGTTCGAGAAGGTCGTCGAAGTCCAATACACAACAGGCAAGGGCCAACTGCAGAGTCTCATTGATAGCGCGGTGAGCAACGCCCCATCAGGCTCGACGGCTCCGCTGGCCGCCTGGCAGGAGGCCGTAAAGGCGACCACTACGCTCTATGAGTCGATGCAGTCGACGGCAAAGCAGGCCGTGGAAGTCGCCGAGAACAGTTTCAATACGGCTGCGGCGGCAGCCTCGAAAGGCGCGCGGCATCGTACAGCGCAGGCGTCTCCGGCAGCTGCAAAGTAG
- a CDS encoding PHA-granule associated protein 4 translates to MTTARAGTKGEAIRLLESAGIALVELDYESGWQDAIELGRLGQKAGIRVEYRGHESIAVKSHAALIAGLSRPKVSFRQRNLYCQFALVELPAEELATLETRALKLGDYILAGHLLRNVDTVWG, encoded by the coding sequence ATGACGACGGCTCGAGCTGGAACCAAAGGCGAAGCGATTAGACTCCTGGAATCAGCTGGGATAGCACTAGTCGAACTAGACTACGAATCAGGTTGGCAGGATGCCATCGAACTCGGGCGCTTGGGCCAGAAGGCAGGCATCCGCGTGGAGTATCGCGGACATGAGAGTATCGCCGTTAAGTCGCACGCGGCGCTCATCGCCGGGCTCAGTCGACCGAAGGTGTCCTTCAGGCAAAGGAATCTTTACTGCCAGTTCGCATTGGTCGAGCTGCCAGCCGAGGAATTGGCAACCTTGGAGACAAGGGCGTTGAAGCTTGGAGACTACATCCTGGCCGGGCATCTACTGCGGAACGTCGATACAGTGTGGGGCTGA
- a CDS encoding acetyl-CoA hydrolase (K01067: E3.1.2.1, ACH1; acetyl-CoA hydrolase [EC:3.1.2.1]): MPTDFCPVDMPTLSSRLQTLIRPGDHLWWGQATAEPLTLTRALVEHRHAIAQGGRLSVFVGIGQSETLQPGQADVLDFFGYAASGPHRLLAKAGVLDIVPSHYSHLPGLIRQGSLRADVVLVQVSPADEQGRHSLGLVHEYIPAALDRARIVIAEVNPEVPWTHGSRYLTADDIDLQVEALHAPISLDRSAPGPAEQAIASHIARWVEDGATLQMGIGNLPEAVVAALHDRRDLGLHSGAVGDGIAALAEAGVLTNARKSIDTGVGIAGILMGSKRLRRWAHRNPQLQLRETSYTHHPEVLASIDKLTAINSAIEVDLTGQVNAEVAAGVYVGAVGGAVDFLRGAARSRGGLPIVALPATAKGASRIVAQLSGPVSTPRSDAGLIVTEHGVADLRGQTLSQRVRRMLDIAAPEHREDLERQAHALLRQCGAAFVALPGTH; this comes from the coding sequence TTGCCGACTGACTTTTGCCCCGTGGATATGCCCACCCTCTCCTCCCGTCTGCAAACCCTGATCCGCCCCGGAGACCACCTCTGGTGGGGGCAAGCAACCGCCGAGCCGCTGACGCTGACGCGCGCGCTGGTGGAACACCGTCACGCGATCGCGCAGGGAGGACGGCTCAGTGTCTTTGTCGGCATCGGGCAGTCGGAGACATTGCAGCCGGGCCAGGCCGACGTGCTCGACTTCTTCGGCTACGCCGCCAGCGGCCCGCACCGGCTGCTGGCCAAGGCCGGCGTGCTGGACATCGTGCCCAGCCACTATTCCCACCTGCCAGGGCTGATTCGCCAGGGCAGCCTGCGCGCGGACGTGGTGCTGGTGCAGGTTTCGCCCGCCGACGAACAGGGGCGCCACAGCCTGGGCCTGGTGCATGAATACATACCCGCGGCACTCGACCGGGCCCGTATCGTCATCGCCGAAGTGAACCCGGAGGTGCCATGGACCCACGGCAGCCGCTACCTCACCGCGGACGATATCGACCTGCAGGTCGAAGCGCTGCACGCCCCGATCAGCCTTGACCGGAGTGCGCCCGGCCCGGCCGAACAGGCCATCGCCAGCCACATCGCCCGCTGGGTGGAGGACGGCGCCACCTTGCAGATGGGCATCGGCAACCTCCCGGAGGCCGTGGTGGCGGCGCTGCATGACCGCCGCGACCTGGGCCTGCACAGTGGCGCGGTCGGCGACGGCATTGCGGCGCTGGCTGAAGCCGGCGTGCTGACCAACGCGCGCAAGAGCATCGATACCGGCGTCGGCATCGCCGGCATCCTGATGGGCAGCAAACGGCTGCGGCGCTGGGCGCACCGCAATCCGCAGCTGCAGCTGCGCGAGACCAGCTATACCCATCACCCCGAGGTGCTCGCCAGCATCGACAAGCTGACCGCCATCAACTCCGCCATCGAGGTCGACCTCACCGGCCAGGTGAACGCCGAAGTCGCCGCTGGGGTCTATGTCGGCGCCGTGGGCGGCGCAGTGGACTTCTTGCGCGGCGCGGCGCGCAGCCGCGGGGGCTTGCCCATCGTCGCCCTGCCGGCGACCGCCAAGGGTGCGAGCCGCATCGTCGCGCAGTTGTCCGGGCCGGTGAGCACGCCCCGTAGCGACGCGGGCCTGATCGTCACCGAGCACGGCGTGGCCGATCTGCGCGGCCAGACGCTGTCGCAGCGCGTGCGCCGCATGCTGGATATCGCCGCCCCCGAACACCGCGAGGACCTGGAGCGCCAGGCCCACGCCTTGCTGCGCCAGTGCGGCGCCGCTTTTGTTGCCCTTCCGGGCACGCATTGA
- a CDS encoding 3-ketoacyl-ACP reductase (catalyzes the formation of 3-hydroxybutyryl-CoA from acetoacetyl-CoA in polyhydroxyalkanoate synthesis~K00059: fabG; 3-oxoacyl-[acyl-carrier protein] reductase [EC:1.1.1.100]), which produces MDLLIKDRVAIVTGSARGLGAATARRLAEEGARVVVTDVLRERAEETTAALRADGLQAHCVIADITKAEEVERLVKETIAQFGGVHILVNNAGFPRDKFLVKMSEEDWDLVMEVMLKGAFLATRAVMPHFIEQGWGRVINISSRAHLGNPTQANYSAAKAGLIGMAKALAIEEGRYGVTVNCVAPGFIETEMVQALPTYETIKERAVQMQPVKRVGRPEDIADAVAFLASERAGFITGEVLHVSGGRFG; this is translated from the coding sequence ATGGATCTGCTAATCAAAGATCGCGTCGCGATCGTCACCGGGTCGGCGCGAGGCCTTGGTGCAGCAACGGCTCGCCGGCTGGCTGAAGAGGGCGCGCGAGTGGTAGTGACAGACGTACTGCGCGAGCGGGCGGAAGAGACCACCGCGGCGCTGCGTGCCGATGGCCTGCAAGCCCATTGCGTGATCGCTGACATCACCAAGGCTGAAGAGGTGGAGCGTCTGGTGAAAGAAACGATTGCGCAGTTCGGCGGGGTACATATCCTGGTCAACAACGCCGGTTTCCCGCGGGACAAGTTTCTGGTGAAGATGAGCGAGGAAGATTGGGACCTCGTCATGGAGGTTATGCTCAAAGGGGCGTTCTTGGCGACCCGGGCAGTGATGCCGCATTTCATCGAACAGGGCTGGGGCCGCGTCATCAACATCAGCTCGCGCGCGCACCTGGGCAATCCTACGCAGGCCAACTACTCAGCTGCCAAGGCGGGGCTTATCGGAATGGCGAAGGCGCTGGCAATCGAGGAAGGGCGCTATGGTGTCACAGTGAACTGCGTTGCACCAGGTTTCATCGAGACGGAGATGGTGCAGGCGTTGCCGACGTACGAGACCATCAAGGAGCGTGCAGTGCAGATGCAGCCGGTCAAGCGCGTGGGTCGTCCGGAAGATATCGCCGACGCGGTCGCTTTCCTAGCCTCGGAGCGTGCGGGCTTTATCACTGGCGAGGTACTGCATGTGAGCGGGGGGCGCTTCGGCTAA
- a CDS encoding hypothetical protein (K12396: AP3D1; AP-3 complex subunit delta-1) codes for MSRGRHATPVKLAKKEQQELLSLIERKTAAQRDVMRARIALWAHEGHSNTVIARELDVSVQTVCLWRKRIAKHGAQGIREGERSGRPPRITHEARLQLIALACEPQEPEGRVTATLDEIVARAVERGVVGQISRSQVQRILQAGDVRPHRVQQWLHSPDPAFREKVNGICKLYRKAPRNAVVLSIDEKTGIQAIERKYPGRAPAPGRLRRREFEYIRHGTQALIAALDVHTGQVLAECRDRRTQDDLVAFMERVASAYPGKQVHVVWDNLNTHRAQAVWQAFNARHDERFHFHFTPLHASWVNQIELWFARYTRRVLRHASHTSIVHLRERTEQFVRAHNLAARPFKWSFRGYPLQTGAS; via the coding sequence ATGAGTCGAGGCCGCCATGCAACGCCAGTGAAGCTGGCGAAGAAAGAACAACAGGAATTGCTATCGCTGATCGAACGCAAGACGGCTGCACAGCGAGATGTCATGCGCGCACGAATAGCGTTGTGGGCCCACGAGGGCCACTCCAATACCGTCATTGCGCGGGAATTGGATGTATCGGTACAAACGGTCTGCCTGTGGCGTAAGCGCATTGCCAAGCACGGTGCCCAAGGCATTCGCGAGGGCGAGCGTAGTGGCCGTCCGCCACGCATTACGCACGAGGCGCGACTACAGTTGATCGCGCTGGCATGTGAACCGCAGGAACCTGAGGGACGGGTCACGGCCACGCTGGACGAGATTGTGGCGCGCGCCGTGGAGCGCGGCGTCGTCGGGCAGATCAGCCGCAGTCAGGTGCAGCGCATTCTGCAGGCCGGCGACGTGCGTCCGCACCGGGTCCAGCAGTGGCTGCACAGCCCGGATCCGGCCTTTCGCGAGAAGGTCAATGGGATATGCAAGCTGTACCGCAAGGCGCCTCGAAACGCGGTGGTGCTCAGTATCGACGAAAAAACCGGCATTCAGGCCATCGAACGCAAGTACCCGGGACGCGCTCCCGCGCCGGGGCGACTGCGTCGGCGTGAGTTTGAATATATTCGTCACGGCACCCAGGCGTTGATTGCCGCGCTGGACGTCCATACAGGACAGGTGCTGGCAGAATGCCGCGACCGGCGCACCCAGGACGATCTGGTCGCCTTCATGGAGCGCGTGGCAAGTGCGTACCCGGGCAAACAGGTGCACGTCGTGTGGGATAACCTCAACACGCATCGCGCCCAGGCCGTGTGGCAGGCATTCAACGCGCGGCACGATGAGCGGTTCCACTTCCACTTCACGCCATTGCACGCGAGTTGGGTCAATCAGATCGAACTCTGGTTTGCCCGCTACACGCGCCGGGTACTACGCCATGCGAGCCACACCAGCATCGTGCACCTGCGCGAGCGCACCGAGCAGTTTGTCCGCGCACACAATCTGGCGGCACGCCCGTTCAAATGGAGTTTCCGGGGCTATCCGCTGCAAACCGGCGCATCGTAA
- a CDS encoding DEAD/DEAH box helicase — MADDALAALQVENARLIALLEAHGIEWRMPPKPASCVQEAEQRHLSTGEKVALFRRLFSGRTDVYPIRWESKSTGKSGYAPACANEWHADVCEKPRIKCGDCGNRLLIPLSDQVIYDHLAGEHTVGVYPLLEDDTCYFLAVDFDEAEWQDDARAFVKSCGELGVPVALEISRSGQGAHAWVFFAGKVSARDARRLGTAIISHTCSRTRQLKLASYDRLFPNQDTMPKGGFGNLIALPLQKRSREHGCSVFVDADLHPYPDQWAFLASIQPMAPHDIEPTIFRATGSVHPLDVTFIGDEDLVTPWKHEASAAKKLTGKMPESLTVTLANLIYFEKAQLPQPLANRLIRLAAFQNPEFYKAQAMRMSVWDKPRVIGNAENYPQHIALPRGCLDAALELLRDHGIRCDLRDERYSGEPIDVGFVGTLRLDQEAAIAGMLQHDAGVLCAPTAFGKTVTAAAMIARRGVNTLVLVHRTELLKQWQERLQAFLGVGKGVVGTIGGGKAKPSGQIDIAVMQSLSRQGEVNPLVEHYGHVIVDECHHIGAVSFDAILKRTKAKYVLGLTATPLRRDGQQPIIFMQCGPIRYTAAKPASSPHALAVVPHTCLSPIELPTESGIQDVFRHLVHNQARTDAIAAEVLEAFRQGRKILVLTERTEHLNAIQAALDGKISPLFVLHGRMSKPQRTAMITALDALPADAPRVLLAIGKLVGEGFDHPPLDTLVLAMPVSWRGTLQQYAGRLHREHADKTDVRIIDFVDTGHAALLRMWDKRQRGYRAMGYRMVGGAGTE, encoded by the coding sequence ATGGCTGACGATGCGCTCGCCGCGCTGCAAGTCGAAAACGCCCGCCTGATCGCGCTGCTGGAAGCGCATGGCATCGAATGGCGCATGCCACCGAAGCCGGCGTCTTGCGTTCAGGAGGCGGAACAGCGCCATCTTTCCACGGGCGAGAAGGTCGCGCTGTTCCGCCGGCTGTTTAGCGGGCGCACGGATGTCTACCCGATCCGCTGGGAGAGTAAATCCACGGGTAAGTCTGGTTACGCGCCAGCTTGCGCCAACGAATGGCACGCCGACGTTTGCGAGAAGCCGCGCATCAAGTGCGGCGACTGCGGCAACCGATTGCTGATTCCGCTCTCTGATCAGGTCATCTACGACCATTTGGCCGGTGAGCATACTGTGGGCGTCTATCCGCTGCTCGAAGACGACACCTGCTATTTCCTCGCCGTCGATTTCGACGAGGCCGAGTGGCAGGACGATGCCCGTGCCTTCGTGAAGTCCTGCGGTGAGCTGGGTGTGCCGGTCGCGCTGGAAATTTCTCGTTCCGGCCAGGGCGCGCATGCTTGGGTCTTCTTCGCGGGCAAGGTCTCGGCGCGCGATGCGCGCCGCCTGGGCACGGCCATCATCAGCCACACCTGCTCGCGTACCCGGCAACTCAAGCTGGCCTCCTATGACCGTCTGTTTCCCAACCAGGACACGATGCCAAAGGGCGGCTTCGGCAATCTGATTGCCCTGCCACTGCAGAAGCGATCGCGTGAGCACGGCTGCAGCGTGTTCGTCGATGCCGATCTTCATCCCTATCCCGACCAGTGGGCCTTCCTGGCCTCAATCCAGCCGATGGCGCCGCACGACATCGAGCCAACCATCTTTCGTGCCACGGGTAGCGTCCACCCGTTGGATGTCACCTTCATCGGCGATGAGGATTTGGTCACGCCATGGAAGCACGAAGCTTCGGCGGCAAAGAAGCTCACAGGCAAGATGCCGGAGTCGCTGACCGTGACGCTGGCCAACCTGATCTATTTTGAGAAGGCGCAACTGCCACAGCCGCTGGCCAACCGCCTGATTCGTCTGGCGGCATTCCAGAACCCCGAGTTCTATAAGGCGCAAGCGATGCGGATGTCGGTGTGGGACAAGCCACGCGTGATCGGCAATGCAGAAAACTATCCGCAGCACATCGCCCTGCCGCGCGGCTGTCTCGATGCCGCGCTGGAACTGCTGCGCGACCATGGCATCCGCTGTGATCTACGCGACGAGCGCTACTCGGGTGAGCCCATCGATGTTGGCTTCGTCGGCACGCTTCGCCTCGACCAGGAGGCCGCCATTGCCGGGATGTTGCAGCACGATGCCGGCGTGCTATGCGCACCGACCGCCTTCGGCAAAACGGTGACGGCGGCCGCCATGATCGCCCGTCGCGGGGTCAATACCTTGGTGCTGGTGCATCGCACGGAACTGCTCAAGCAATGGCAGGAGCGCCTGCAAGCCTTTCTGGGCGTCGGCAAAGGCGTGGTTGGCACCATCGGCGGCGGCAAGGCCAAGCCTTCCGGCCAGATCGACATCGCAGTGATGCAATCTCTGTCGCGGCAGGGCGAAGTCAACCCGCTGGTCGAGCACTACGGTCATGTCATCGTCGACGAATGCCACCATATCGGCGCCGTGTCGTTCGACGCGATCCTGAAACGGACCAAGGCAAAGTACGTGCTCGGCCTGACCGCCACGCCGCTTCGCCGGGATGGCCAGCAGCCCATCATCTTCATGCAGTGCGGGCCGATCCGGTACACGGCGGCGAAGCCGGCCAGCTCACCTCACGCCCTGGCTGTCGTACCGCACACCTGCCTTTCACCAATTGAGCTGCCGACAGAGTCGGGAATTCAGGACGTATTTCGGCATCTGGTCCACAACCAGGCCCGCACTGACGCCATCGCCGCGGAAGTGCTCGAGGCCTTCAGGCAAGGCCGTAAGATTTTGGTGCTGACAGAACGCACCGAACATCTCAACGCCATCCAGGCTGCGTTGGACGGGAAAATTTCCCCACTCTTCGTGCTGCACGGACGGATGTCGAAGCCGCAACGTACCGCAATGATCACGGCGCTCGACGCCCTGCCAGCCGACGCGCCTCGCGTCTTGCTGGCGATCGGCAAGCTAGTTGGTGAAGGCTTCGACCACCCGCCACTCGACACCCTGGTGCTGGCGATGCCTGTGTCGTGGCGGGGAACCCTGCAACAGTATGCGGGCCGGCTGCACCGGGAACATGCCGATAAGACCGACGTACGGATCATCGATTTTGTCGACACTGGTCACGCGGCCTTGCTGCGGATGTGGGACAAGCGCCAACGAGGGTACCGGGCAATGGGGTATCGGATGGTGGGAGGGGCCGGGACAGAGTGA